In Argonema galeatum A003/A1, one DNA window encodes the following:
- a CDS encoding GumC family protein, which produces MEAKEYTEDIDFKKYWLILRRRWLPAGTVFVIVVTLATAFAFLKKPTYEAQGKLLFKRRNTTSSLVTDAGAKIGELEPLNQMDTPMDTEAEVVRSVPLIQKTITALNIKDKKGDTLKPEDFLKQLTVKGIKGTGVLQITFKSKDAQEAAAIVNKLMGLYMEANVLNNRASAAAARQFITKELPQVEDRVRQKEAALRSFKEKNNIVALEREGATAVDSIADLDRQISGAQAKLEDAAARAAALQGKIELNSRQAITANSLSQSPAVQQALVQLQEVERQLTVERTRFLDTHPVITDLESKKASLKALLQERVGETIGADSQVPNKNLQIGQLKEKLSEELVNSEVEGLGLANQLTYLTRAKSVYRQRANILPRLQEGERDLERQVEAAQSTYKILLKNLQEVQIAENQNVGNASVIEYASVPEKAVGKGKSVTVAAGAVAGIMLYAIAAFLIDLRDPSLKTAKEVRELFRYTVLGMIPSRKKKLSLPNRKLDGIVPQLPVRDTPHSIISEAYRMLQANLKFLSPDRELKTIVVTSSVSKEGKSTVSANLAATMAQLGSRVLLIDADMHHPMQHHIWDLTNAEGLSDVIVGRADFNMAVKEVMDNLDVLPSGVIPPNPLALLDSKRMASLIEDFSKNYNFVIIDTPPIVLVADALSLGKTTDGILLVVRPGVVDTVSATACKEFLVQSGQKLLGLVVNGVIIENEPDSYFHQARAYYQESTTSKAPGSKTEKISLRS; this is translated from the coding sequence ATGGAAGCTAAAGAATACACCGAAGACATAGATTTTAAAAAGTACTGGCTTATTCTAAGACGGCGTTGGCTACCAGCTGGAACTGTCTTTGTAATTGTTGTTACATTGGCAACCGCATTTGCCTTCTTGAAAAAGCCTACCTATGAAGCGCAAGGAAAGCTTCTGTTTAAAAGGAGAAATACTACTTCTTCGCTAGTAACGGATGCGGGGGCCAAAATAGGAGAGTTGGAGCCTCTAAATCAAATGGATACTCCTATGGATACAGAGGCAGAGGTAGTTCGTTCTGTCCCCCTGATCCAAAAAACCATAACTGCACTAAACATAAAAGACAAAAAGGGCGATACCCTGAAACCTGAAGACTTCCTAAAACAGCTGACGGTGAAAGGTATCAAAGGCACCGGGGTGTTGCAGATTACCTTTAAAAGCAAAGATGCTCAGGAAGCTGCGGCGATAGTCAACAAACTCATGGGTCTCTATATGGAGGCCAATGTACTTAATAACCGGGCTTCTGCGGCTGCGGCTCGCCAATTTATTACCAAGGAGCTACCTCAAGTAGAAGACAGAGTTCGTCAAAAAGAAGCAGCTTTACGCAGCTTTAAAGAAAAAAACAACATTGTAGCTCTTGAAAGGGAAGGAGCCACGGCTGTAGATTCTATTGCGGACTTAGACAGACAAATTTCGGGAGCTCAGGCTAAGCTTGAAGATGCAGCGGCTCGCGCTGCTGCGCTCCAAGGCAAGATAGAGCTGAATTCGCGGCAAGCCATAACTGCGAACTCGCTGAGTCAATCTCCTGCGGTGCAGCAGGCGCTTGTACAATTACAAGAAGTGGAACGCCAGCTGACAGTCGAGCGAACCCGCTTTCTGGATACGCACCCGGTAATAACTGACTTGGAGAGTAAGAAAGCGTCTCTAAAAGCTTTGCTGCAAGAGCGGGTAGGAGAGACTATCGGCGCTGATAGCCAAGTGCCTAACAAAAATTTGCAGATTGGGCAGCTTAAAGAAAAACTCAGCGAAGAACTTGTCAATTCAGAGGTAGAAGGCTTGGGTTTGGCTAATCAATTAACTTATCTAACTCGCGCCAAGTCCGTTTACAGACAACGAGCTAATATCCTACCCAGATTGCAAGAGGGAGAGCGGGATCTAGAGCGGCAAGTAGAAGCGGCTCAATCTACCTATAAAATTCTTTTAAAAAATCTGCAAGAAGTACAAATTGCAGAAAATCAAAATGTGGGTAATGCCAGCGTCATCGAGTACGCCAGCGTTCCAGAAAAGGCTGTCGGTAAGGGAAAAAGTGTAACCGTAGCCGCAGGAGCAGTCGCTGGCATTATGCTTTACGCGATCGCAGCTTTCCTTATAGACTTGAGAGACCCATCGCTCAAAACTGCTAAAGAGGTGCGGGAATTATTTAGGTATACCGTGCTGGGAATGATTCCTTCTAGGAAGAAAAAACTTAGCCTTCCTAATAGAAAACTAGACGGAATTGTGCCGCAGCTTCCCGTTAGAGACACTCCTCATTCGATAATCAGCGAAGCGTACCGGATGCTTCAGGCTAACCTGAAATTTCTCAGCCCGGATCGGGAGTTGAAAACGATTGTGGTAACAAGTTCTGTTTCTAAAGAGGGCAAGTCTACAGTTTCGGCAAATTTGGCTGCAACTATGGCTCAATTGGGAAGCCGGGTGTTGTTGATAGATGCGGATATGCACCATCCGATGCAACATCATATATGGGACTTAACCAATGCTGAGGGACTGAGCGATGTGATTGTCGGTCGGGCTGATTTTAATATGGCTGTAAAAGAGGTGATGGATAACCTGGATGTGCTTCCATCGGGGGTAATACCTCCTAACCCATTAGCCCTTCTTGATTCCAAGCGGATGGCCTCATTAATTGAGGATTTTTCTAAGAACTACAATTTTGTAATTATCGATACCCCTCCGATTGTACTTGTGGCGGACGCCCTTAGCTTGGGCAAAACGACTGATGGTATTTTATTGGTGGTTCGCCCGGGAGTGGTGGATACTGTCAGTGCTACTGCTTGTAAAGAATTTTTGGTGCAATCAGGTCAGAAGCTGCTGGGTTTAGTAGTCAATGGTGTGATTATTGAAAACGAACCTGATAGTTACTTCCATCAGGCAAGGGCGTACTACCAGGAGTCTACAACCTCAAAAGCGCCTGGGTCCAAAACTGAAAAAATTTCTTTGCGATCGTAA
- a CDS encoding YncE family protein yields MPLSVSTIVIQQITEQETVFSQAQQGDPQAIATLINEVIWKKGITATVSREGDSLQLTLISQQAYSQEGCVKFVYEGLSRLGTTPIKTVRVIGQRLHSQVPAWSRTIELQPAKSTPVATPSPISQIVDQPKPQQKEPKKRHAMLWFSVIVLALVATVAGIATKELLENRTLTPAKKSAPLKHPASKGTGKTAPKPRTTPKNTPAKSAQPKVPTRMKLEKTIAGKISPKSVVHSGQGLFFAQNMMYSHTITVYNREHKLVKTIPDNVDLAKYGYLKFKGNYRGAPVEASFSHNGKYAWVSNYQMYGRGFNNPGTDRCSPSPKLDESFLYRINTKSLQVEKVIQVGAVPKFVATTPDNRLVLVSNWCSWDLSVVDTNKNKEIKRIKLGAYPRGIVVDKTSQKAYVAIMGSSDIAQVDLKKYSVKWLKNVGRAPRHLNIDPAGKFIYATLNNEGKIAKIALPKGNVVAKVSTGSAPRSMVISDDGDRLYVVNYNSNTVSKVRTRDLKVVQTVNVGSNPIGITYDPKAREVWVACYSGQIMVFQD; encoded by the coding sequence ATGCCACTTTCAGTTTCTACCATCGTGATTCAGCAAATTACAGAGCAGGAAACCGTTTTCTCGCAAGCGCAACAGGGAGACCCTCAAGCGATCGCCACCCTGATCAACGAGGTTATATGGAAAAAAGGCATCACAGCCACAGTCAGTCGAGAGGGCGACTCTCTGCAACTTACCTTGATATCCCAGCAAGCCTACTCCCAAGAAGGCTGCGTCAAGTTCGTTTATGAAGGCTTGAGTCGCCTGGGAACCACACCTATTAAAACTGTGCGGGTAATAGGACAGCGACTCCACTCCCAAGTCCCTGCTTGGAGTCGGACTATTGAGTTGCAACCCGCCAAGTCTACACCAGTTGCGACGCCATCCCCAATTAGCCAGATTGTCGATCAGCCAAAGCCCCAACAAAAAGAGCCGAAAAAAAGGCACGCAATGCTTTGGTTTAGTGTTATTGTCTTGGCTTTGGTGGCGACGGTGGCGGGTATAGCTACCAAAGAGTTACTAGAAAATCGCACGTTAACCCCGGCCAAAAAGTCAGCCCCCCTGAAGCACCCAGCTTCTAAAGGGACTGGTAAAACTGCGCCAAAACCTCGCACAACTCCTAAAAATACTCCAGCTAAATCCGCTCAGCCTAAAGTTCCCACCCGGATGAAGCTTGAAAAAACCATTGCGGGCAAGATTTCGCCTAAATCGGTAGTGCATTCGGGTCAGGGTCTATTTTTTGCCCAAAACATGATGTACAGCCACACGATTACGGTGTACAACCGGGAGCATAAATTAGTAAAAACTATCCCGGATAATGTGGATTTAGCCAAATACGGTTATCTCAAATTCAAAGGCAATTACAGAGGGGCTCCTGTTGAAGCCAGTTTTTCCCATAATGGTAAGTATGCCTGGGTATCTAACTATCAGATGTACGGGCGTGGATTTAATAATCCAGGGACCGATCGCTGTTCTCCTTCTCCAAAGCTTGACGAGAGTTTTTTGTATCGAATCAATACAAAAAGTCTTCAGGTTGAAAAGGTGATCCAAGTCGGTGCTGTTCCCAAATTTGTTGCGACTACACCAGATAACCGCCTCGTACTGGTGAGTAACTGGTGTAGCTGGGATTTGAGCGTTGTGGATACGAACAAAAATAAGGAAATCAAACGGATTAAACTGGGGGCATATCCGCGTGGAATTGTAGTAGATAAAACTTCGCAAAAAGCCTATGTTGCGATCATGGGTTCTTCTGATATCGCTCAAGTAGACCTGAAAAAATATTCGGTCAAGTGGCTGAAAAATGTCGGTCGAGCGCCCCGTCATTTGAACATAGACCCGGCAGGAAAGTTTATTTACGCTACCTTGAATAATGAAGGGAAAATAGCCAAGATTGCTTTACCAAAAGGTAATGTTGTAGCTAAAGTCTCCACGGGTTCCGCGCCGCGCAGTATGGTTATATCCGATGATGGCGATCGGCTTTACGTTGTTAATTACAACAGCAATACTGTGAGTAAAGTTCGCACTCGCGATCTGAAGGTCGTGCAAACAGTTAATGTTGGATCTAATCCGATTGGGATTACTTACGATCCAAAAGCTAGGGAAGTCTGGGTGGCTTGCTATTCTGGGCAAATTATGGTTTTTCAAGATTAA
- a CDS encoding AAA family ATPase — MIKEISIENYKSIQELKIELGRVTVLIGENGCGKTNILEAIALSSAAASDKLDNEFLVSRGIRVTEPQFMRSAFNIDNLNKEIKISLQFQPDKIITYNLQHDGKPYSSWFSSILSNQEILVQMPSMSSGYANLMYEDARNLKEIFSEEIYQGVLKVLLETDKDILNLKSFLIFSPQNSSLRIFNEEGQIQPLGIEGEGLFKLLTVLNLEANQGKLQEIKEKMQLIDWFEDLAIPHNLSPAERVIQIKDKYLASELDYFNQNSSNEGFLFLLFYFCLFISDDTPKFFAVDNIDASLNPRLGRRLIKELVELAKKYDRQVIFTTHNPAILDGLNLDDDEQRLFVIYRNKLGYTKARRIFTPKPLEGQEPVRLSEAFLRGYIGGLPKNF; from the coding sequence ATGATTAAAGAAATTAGTATAGAAAATTATAAATCAATTCAAGAGTTAAAAATTGAATTGGGAAGAGTAACAGTTTTGATAGGTGAAAATGGCTGTGGTAAAACTAATATCTTAGAAGCTATAGCTTTAAGTTCAGCCGCAGCAAGTGATAAGCTAGATAATGAGTTTTTAGTTTCTAGGGGGATTAGAGTTACAGAACCTCAATTCATGCGATCGGCTTTTAATATCGACAATTTAAACAAAGAAATTAAAATATCTTTGCAGTTTCAGCCAGATAAAATTATTACCTATAATTTACAGCATGATGGTAAACCATATTCTAGTTGGTTTAGTTCAATTTTGTCTAATCAAGAGATACTTGTACAAATGCCAAGTATGTCGTCTGGATATGCTAATTTAATGTATGAAGATGCGAGGAACCTAAAAGAAATATTTTCAGAGGAAATTTATCAGGGTGTTTTAAAAGTTTTACTTGAAACTGATAAAGATATTTTGAATTTGAAAAGCTTCTTAATTTTTTCTCCTCAAAACTCAAGTTTACGCATTTTTAACGAAGAAGGTCAAATTCAACCTTTAGGGATCGAAGGAGAAGGATTATTCAAACTTTTAACGGTTTTGAATTTAGAAGCAAATCAAGGTAAGCTGCAAGAAATTAAAGAAAAAATGCAGCTGATAGATTGGTTTGAAGATTTAGCAATTCCCCATAATTTATCTCCTGCTGAGAGAGTAATTCAAATCAAAGATAAATATTTAGCATCTGAACTAGATTATTTCAATCAGAATAGTTCTAATGAAGGATTTTTGTTTCTCCTGTTTTACTTCTGCCTTTTTATCAGCGATGATACACCTAAGTTTTTTGCTGTAGATAACATTGATGCTTCGCTTAACCCTAGATTAGGGCGTCGATTGATTAAAGAATTAGTAGAATTAGCCAAAAAATATGATAGGCAAGTTATTTTTACAACTCATAACCCAGCAATTTTAGATGGATTAAATTTAGATGATGATGAACAAAGACTTTTTGTGATTTACCGCAACAAATTAGGTTATACTAAAGCCAGAAGAATTTTTACACCAAAACCTCTGGAAGGACAAGAACCTGTAAGATTATCAGAAGCATTTTTGCGCGGTTATATCGGTGGATTACCTAAGAATTTTTAA